One segment of Sylvia atricapilla isolate bSylAtr1 chromosome 8, bSylAtr1.pri, whole genome shotgun sequence DNA contains the following:
- the PAOX gene encoding peroxisomal N(1)-acetyl-spermine/spermidine oxidase, translating to MEGSGRRVVAVGAGLAGLGAAQRLRGHGSLRLLEAAGRAGGRVCTRPFASGLAEMGAHWIHGPSPGNPVFCLASRYGLLGPEAAREENQQVEAGGHPPMPSVTYGSSGKVLNPKAVREARDLFYALLASTRAFQGSKEPPWPSVGQYVRAEIARTVPTMAGGQENARQLQLAVLAACLKLECCISGTHSMDLVGLEPFGEYVSLPGLDCTFPGGYSSLAERLLSDLPEGTVLFNKAVRTIQWQGSFREEGDDARVFPVRVECEDGDVFLADHVIVTVPLGFLKERYQEFFQPPLPERKAQAICNLGFGTNNKIFLEFEQPFWEPEQQLLEVVWEDESPLEEPSADLEANWFRKLIGFVVLQPPEQHGHVLCGFIAGKESEYMETLSDAEVLSAMTRVLRTMTGNPDLPAPKSVLRSRWRSAPYTLGSYSYVAVGSSGEDIDVLAQPLPEDPRDPRPLQLLFAGEATHRTFYSTTHGALLSGWREAERLNQLFQAPVPAPQS from the exons ATGGAGGGCAGCGGGCGGCGGGTGGTGGCGGTGGgcgcggggctggcggggctgggggcggccCAGCGGCTCCGCGGACACGGCTCCCTCCGCCTGCTGGAGGCGGCGGGCCGCGCCGGCGGCCGCGTCTGCACCCGCCCCTTCG CGTCGGGGCTGGCGGAGATGGGGGCACACTGGATCCACGGCCCCTCGCCGGGAAATCCCGTGTTCTGCCTGGCCTCCCGCTACGGCCTGCTGGGCCCGGAGGCCGCCCGGGAGGAGAACCAGCAGGTGGAAGCGGGGGGCCATCCCCCGATGCCGTCCGTCACCTACGGCAGCTCGGGGAAGGTGCTGAATCCCAAGGCAGTGCGCGAAGCCCGCGACCTCTTCTACGCCCTCCTGGCCTCCACCCGCGCTTTCCAGGGGTCCAAGGAGCCGCCGTGGCCCAGCGTGGGCCAGTACGTGCGGGCAGAGATCGCCCGGACGGTGCCCACCATGGCCGGGGGCCAGGAGAATGCCCGGCAGCTCCAGCTGGCCGTGCTCGCCGCCTGCCTCaagctggagtgctgcatcAGCGGGACCCACAGCATGGACCTGGTGGGCCTGGAGCCCTTCGGGGAGTACGTGTCGCTGCCCGGCCTGGACTGCACCTTCCCAGG TGGCTACAGCAGCTTGGCCGAGCGCCTGCTCTCGGATCTGCCCGAGGGCACCGTCCTGTTCAACAAGGCAGTGAGGACCATCCAGTGGCAAGGGTCCTTCCGTGAGGAAGGGGACGATGCCAGGGTTTTCCCCGTGCGGGTGGAGTGCGAGGACGGAGATGTCTTCCTTGCTGACCACGTCATCGTCACTGTCCCGCTGG GTTTCCTCAAGGAACGGTACCAGGAATTCTTCCAGCCTCCCCTTCCCGAGAGGAAAGCACAGGCCATTTGCAACCTGGGATTTGGCACCAACAACAAGATCTTCCTGGAGTTCGAGCAGCCTTTCTGGGAGCccgagcagcagctcctggaagtgGTGTGGGAGGACGAGTCGcccctggaggagcccagcGCCGACCTGGAGGCCAACTGGTTCAGGAAGCTCATCGGATTCGTGGTGCTCCAGCCGCCAGAGCA GCACGGGCACGTCCTGTGCGGCTTCATCGCGGGGAAGGAGTCGGAGTACATGGAGACGCTGAGCGACGCCGAGGTGCTCAGTGCCATGACCCGCGTCCTGCGCACCATGACAG GGAATCCCGACCTGCCCGCGCCCAAGAGCGTGCTCCGGTCCCGCTGGCGCAGCGCTCCCTACACCCTCGGCTCCTACAGCTACGTGGCCGTCGGCAGCTCGGGGGAAGACATCGATGTGCTCGCACAGCCCCTGCCCGAagacccccgggacccccgg cccctgcagctcctcttcGCCGGCGAGGCCACGCACCGCACCTTCTATTCCACCACCCACGGGGCGCTGCTGTCGGGCTGGCGAGAGGCCGAGCGGCTCAACCAGCTCTTCCAGGCGCCCGTCCCCGCGCCTCAGTCCTGA